The DNA window GGATCTGCGCGGCGCCGACCTGCGCGGTGCCGACCTCTCGGATGCGTTGTTCCTCACTCAGTTCCAGGTGAACGCGGCCCGAGGCGACGCACGGACCGCGCTGCCGGCCGCACTCACCCGACCCGCGCGCTGGTCGTGACTCAGCCGGCCTCCTCGAGGGTGCGTCCGCGCGTCTCTGTGACGAAACGGGCCACGAAGACGATCGAGACGAGGGCCATCACGGCGTAACCACCGTAGGTGAGCGAGAGGTTCCAGTCCGCGAGCGACGGGAAGGTGGCCGACACCAGGAAGTTGGCGACCCAGTTCGACGCGGTCGCGATGCCGACCGCCGCGGCGCGGACCCGATTGGGGAACAGTTCGCTGATGAGGACCCACACGACCGGTCCCCACGACAGCGCGAAGAAGAACACGAACGCGTTGGCCGCCACGAGCGCGACCGTGCCATTGGCGCCGGACAGCGTCGCGACCGACTCGCCGACCTCGTTGCGGGTGATCGTTGCCGAGTGGAAACAGACCGCCGCGGTCCCGAGCGAGACCGCCATTCCCACCGACCCGATCAGCAGCAACGGCTTGCGTCCGATCCGGTCGATGACCGCGATCGCGACGAACGTACCGACGATGTTGACGAGCGCACTGACGACGCTGATGAGCAGCGAGCGGTCCTCGCCGAAACCGACCGCCTGCCACAGCGTGCTGGAGTAGTAGAAGATCACGTTGATGCCGACGAACTGCTGCAGCGCGGCCAACGCCATTCCCACCCACACGAGCGCGGCGACGCCGGTGGACTTGGAGAACAACGCTCGCACGCCGACCCCGCGGCGCTCGGCTCCCAGCGACGCCCGGATCTCCGCGATCCGGTTGGAGACGACCTCCGGGTCGCCGCCCTCGAGTTCGCCGATGATCGTGCGTGCCTCGTCCTCGCGGCCGGAGCGCACGAGGTGACGGGGCGACTCCGGAATCGTGAACGTCATGACGAGATAGAGCACTGCGGGCACGGCCTCGACCGCGAGCATCCACTGCCACGCCTCGATGCCCATGAGTTCGCCGCGCCCGCCGCCGGCGGACGACGAGATCGCGTAGTTGACCAGCTGCGAGATGGCGATGCCCAGCACGATCGCGAGCTGGTACATGGAGCCGAGTCGGCCCCGGATCGCGGCCGGGGCGATCTCCGC is part of the Rhodococcus sp. SGAir0479 genome and encodes:
- a CDS encoding sugar porter family MFS transporter codes for the protein MSNLDTTGQPSAARAAVGLAVLFSSAAALGGFLFGYDTAVINGAVGAIRDRYDIGAGATGLSVSLTLLGAALGAWVAGSIADRLGRIRVMQIAAVLFVIGALGSAFPFGIVDLTLWRVVGGVAVGFASVIAPAYIAEIAPAAIRGRLGSMYQLAIVLGIAISQLVNYAISSSAGGGRGELMGIEAWQWMLAVEAVPAVLYLVMTFTIPESPRHLVRSGREDEARTIIGELEGGDPEVVSNRIAEIRASLGAERRGVGVRALFSKSTGVAALVWVGMALAALQQFVGINVIFYYSSTLWQAVGFGEDRSLLISVVSALVNIVGTFVAIAVIDRIGRKPLLLIGSVGMAVSLGTAAVCFHSATITRNEVGESVATLSGANGTVALVAANAFVFFFALSWGPVVWVLISELFPNRVRAAAVGIATASNWVANFLVSATFPSLADWNLSLTYGGYAVMALVSIVFVARFVTETRGRTLEEAG